Genomic segment of Paenalkalicoccus suaedae:
TACGAGGCTTAATCAACGATACATCCACTTCTTCGTATTCGAATTCCGGAGAAGCTGTTGCTTGATTAAACTTCGCCTTAGTAGTCTTTAGCCACTCTTCATCATTACGCTCAGGGAATTCTGGCTTATAGTGAGCGCCTCGGCTTTCGTTACGGTTTAACGCACCGATTGTAATAACACGGCCAAGGTTTAGCATCGAACGAAGCTGGCGAACAAACATAGCACTTTGGTTCGTCCACTTCGCTGTATCAGCGAGGTTAATATTCTTAAATCGCTCTAAAAGCTCGACGATTTTATCATCTGTTTCTTGTAGCTTTTTATTCTCACGAACAACCGTTACGTTCTCTGTCATGAGAGTACCTAGTTCTTTGTGAATCTCAAACGCGTTTTCTGTACCATTCATTTGTAGGATTTCATCAAAGAACGCTTGATCCTCTCTTACTTGGCGATCAAAGATCTCGTCTGACATATCTTCAGCAGCTGTCTCTAAACCATTAATGTAGTTAACTGCATTTGGTCCAGCTACCATACCGCCATAGATAGATGATAGTAAGGAGTTTGCTCCTAAACGGTTTGCACCGTGGATTGAATAATCAACCTCTCCTGCTGCAAATAGACCAGGAATGTTAGTCATTTGATCGTAGTCTACCCATAGTCCGCCCATTGAATAGTGAACCGCTGGGAAGATCTTCATCGGTACTTTACGTGGGTCATCACCCATGAACTTCTCATAGATTTCCATGATTCCGCCAAGCTTAATATCAAGCTCTTTAGGGTCTTTATGAGATAGGTCAAGGTACACCATGTTTTCCCCATTAATACCACGCTTTAAATCTACGCAGACGTGGAAAATCTCGCGAGTCGCGATATCACGTGGTACGAGGTTACCGTAAGCAGGATATTTTTCCTCAAGGAAGTACCACGGCTTACCGTTTTCATCGTAAGTCCAAACTCGACCACCTTCACCACGAGCAGACTCACTCATAAGACGAAGCTTGTCGTCTCCAGGAATCGCTGTTGGGTGAATTTGAATGAACTCTCCATTTGCATAATAAACACCTTGCTCGTAAACGGCAGCAGCCGCATAGCCAGTGTTGATCATGGAGTTTGTCGATTTACCAAATACGATACCAGGTCCACCAGTCGCCATAATAACAGCGTCTGCGCGGAACGGATGAATTTCAGAAGAATTTAAGTTTTGAGCAGTAATTCCACGACAAGAACCCTCATCATCAAGGATTGCGTGTAGGAATTCCCAGCCTTCATATTTTGTTACTAATCCGCTTGCTTCATGACGGCGAACTTGCTCATCAAGCGCGTATAGTAATTGCTGACCAGTTGTTGCACCTGCATATGCAGTACGGTGATGCTGAGTACCACCAAAACGACGAAGGGATAAAAGACCTTCAGGCGTTCGGTTAAACATAACACCCATTCTATCTAATAAGTGAATAATTTCTGGTGCTGCATCACACATTGCTTTAACAGGAGGTTGGTTTGCTAAAAAGTCTCCACCATAAACGGAATCATCAAAGTGCTCCCATGTAGAGTCTCCTTCACCCATTGTGTTAAGTGCACCGTTAATTCCGCCCTGCGCACAAACAGAATGCGAGCGTTTTACCGGTACGATTGAAAATAAATCAACGTGCATGCCTTTTTCTGCTGCTTTGATTGTTGCCATGAGGCCTGCTAAACCGCCACCTACAACAATCACTCTACCTTTACTCATATGCTGACACTCCTTCTCTTAGGCTAAACGCCGATTCCTGCAAATGCTAGAATTGCTCTTACACCAATAAACGTTAGGACTACGAAAACACCCATTGAAACGTAGCTTGAAATTTGCTGTGAACGTGGTGATACAGTGATTCCCCATGAAATAAAGAATGACCATAAACCGTTTGCAAAGTGGAACGTAGTAGCGGTGATACCAATGATATAAAGAATAAGTGCAAGTGGATTCTCCACGATCTCAGCCATCATATTGAAATTGACTTCAGCACCAAACATCTTTGCTATACGCGTCTCCCACACGTGCCATGTAACGAAAATAAGGACGATTACACCAGAGATTCGTTGAAGGCGGAACATCCAGTTTCGGAAATAGCTAAAGGAGGAAGTATTATTCTTTGCTTGAAAGGCAATGTATAAGCCATATACAGCGTGGAATATTAATGGAAGAAAAATAAGTCCGATTTCAAGGGCATATAGGAATGGAAGTGACTCCATGAATCCTGCTGCGCGATTGAATTCCTCTTCACCTCTTGTTGCGAAGTAGTTGACCATAAAATGGACAAGGATGAAGCCTCCTAGTGGAACGACCCCTAGTAGTGAGTGAAGCCTGCGGTAAAAAAACTCTCGATTGTTAGACATCTGCCTTTCCTCCTAAAACAATGATTTCTGTAAGTAGTGGTTGATACATTCGTGCATAGTTCCCCTCTTCACACTCTCACTCGGATGCGCTTACTTTTTGTCGTCTGGTGGAAACGTGGGAAGGTTTTTGACATCTATTATTCTACTCTTCCCATTGCTCTGCGTCAAGAAAGCGTTACCACCATTTTACTTTGTTAGGAAAGCGTTTAGAGTTGAACAATCTTACTAATATTCTGATTAAAGTATATCATGCCTTGGGGATAAAATGGATAATTCTGCTTACAAAATATGATTTTCTCGTTTTAAAACAAAAAAAGAGGGAAAGTAGATGAGTTCTACTTTCCCTAAAAGCATGAAAAACATTGTGCATAGATACACACGCTATTTTCTTACAATAATCATTAGCCAATGATAATGCGCTCCGTTGGAAACTTGTAATGCGTCGACTTCTCTTTACCACGGATCGAGAATAGGAAGGCAACAAGGCCCACGCGACCCACGAGCATTAAAAACATCAGCGTTATTTGACTAGGTAACGACAGATCGCCTGTGATTCCCATCGACAGTCCGCACGTTCCGAAGGCAGAGCTCGCCTCAAAGATAATCGCCATCAGCTCGAACTGCCCACTATGCTCGAATGCAGAAATTAAAATAATCGCGCCAAACAGACCGATTGCAAAAACTGATAAGACAATAAATGCTTTTTGACGATCCTCTGGGTGTACCTCGCGACCGAATACTTTTACATCACTGCGACCCTGTGCAAAGCTTCGGATCGTAAGGAACATGACGGCAAGCGTGGTCGTTCGAATTCCCCCACCCACACTGGATGGACTCGCGCCAATAATCATCAGTCCTGAAAGTAACAAAAGACTAGCAAGTGTTAAATCCGACATCTCCATAATAGAGAGACCTCCAGATCTTGCTGTCGCCGAGTTGAACATGGAAAAGAATAATTGTTGATGCCATGGCATGCCAGAATAGTAGTTTTGGAATTCTGTTAACCATAGTCCTACTACACCGATTAAGAAAACAATAAAATACGTTGTTGTTGTAATTTTTGTGAACAAACTAAATCGAAACTGAGGATTGTTTTTTGAGAAGTATTCTCTAAGCTCCATCAATACTGGAAAACCAATCGCACCTGCAAAGATTAATAGGATCGTTAATAATTGCACGAAATAATCATCTGCGAACGGGACAAGAGATTGGCCCGTTATATCAAATCCCGCATTTGTAAACGCAGACAATGCTCCAAAAGCCCCTTGGTAGTAAGCTTCTGCAGCGGTATCAAAGTAGTTTAAATAGTATGTACCTAAAATGAAGGCACCAATAAGTTCGATCCCAAGAGCAACGGATAAAATCCCTCTCATGAGTTTTACTAATCCAGAAAATGAAATTTGATTTTGGTCAACCATGATAAGCATTCTTTGCGAAAGTGGAATTTTACGTCCAAGAATCATCCAAATGAACGTCCCTAGCGTCATTACGCCAATTCCACCTAGCTGAATTGCGAGCGCAAGAAAAAAGATTCCGATGCCACTAAACGTCTCCGAAACATTAAAAACGGTTAGTCCAGTTACACTCACGGCACTAACAGCCGTAAAGAGAGCATCCGAATAGCTAATCGACACGCCAGATTGTGTCGAAAATGGGAGAAACAATAAAATACTAAAAACAAACATCGCTAAAATATATGAGATGACAATAATCCTAAAAGGACTTAAAAATGTCGTAAGCTTCATAAACTGCCACCTTACCTCTTCGTGATTTCGCGGTTAAGTATACCATGTGCTAAATTCTAAAACCATATGTATTTTATACGCGACTACGCCTTCTTTGGGTTTCATTTATGATAGACTATATAAATAGTTTATCGCATAAGACGGAGGAGACGCATGTCAAAAACGAATGAGTACAGCTACGACTTATTTCGCCACGAGCTTTTACCAGAACTATTAGGCGAAGATGAAGAAATTATTCTTTATTGGGCAGGAAAAGCCCTTGCACGTAAAAAGCATGAAGAAATTGAAACAGATGGACTTGCTACTTTTTTTGAAAAAGCAAGCTTCGGTGCACTCACTCTTTTAAAAGAAAAACGAAGTGAACGCATCTATGAATTAACGACCAATGACTATCAACCGAAACGACCTTTTTCTCTCGAGGCTGGCTTTTTAGCGCAGCTAACAGAGCTTGAAATGGACTTACTTGCGGAAGCGACCTATGAAGTTAAAAAGAAAAAACCAACGTGTCTGCACATCACTGTGAGATGGGACAAAAAAGATCCTTCTTCGATGAGAGAAGACGCGTAAAATGAGGAAAAGTAGGAGCTGGGACAAAGAGAATTATTTTGTCCTAGCTTTTTTTGTGCTGGGTGAGGGGCTGTGATTAGTGGGAGTGCGGATTGGTTATCCGGTAAAAAGCTCCGGTTATCCGCTTTTGCCCTTCAGTTATCCGGAAACAGGCTCCGGTTATCCGCTTTTCTCCCTCAGTTATCCGGAAAAGCACTCCGATTATCCGCTTTTGCCCTTCAGTTATCCGAAAACAGGCTCCGGTTATCCGCTTTAGCCCCTTCATTATCCGGAAACTTCCTCCGATTATCCGCTTTAGCCCCTTCATTATCCGGAAACTTCCTCCGATTATCCACTTTTACTCCCTCATTATCCGGAAAGCTGCTCCGATTATCCGTTTTTACTCCCACATTATCCGAAAATAGCCCTCCATTATCCACTTTCACTCTGAATTCCTTCCCCCCATCATAAACAAAAGAGACCAAGACAAAGTAAAAACACTTTTGTCTCAGCCTCTACTCTATTATCGACCAAAGCCCTCTATCTACTTGTTACGCTTTTGCCGCTTCAATCTTTTCCTTCTCTTTTGCATCCAATTCAAATGATGTATGCAGTGCTTCAGAAGCACGGATCATATCTTCCTCAGGAACAACTGCAGATACGGCAATCTCAGACGTACTAACCATTTTAATCGCCACTTGTTCACTTGCTAGTACCTTAAACATATTAGCAGCTACACCAGGGTTACTAATCATGCCAGATCCTACAATCGACACTTTAGCGAGCGAGCTCTCATGACGGATTTCGCTATAGCAAAGGGATGCTTTCTCTCTGTGAATAAGATCTAACGTTTTCCCTAGATTCGAGCTATCAATAGAGAATGATACATTGATGCCATGGTCAGAGGTCATCTGCTGAATAATAATATCTACGTTAATATTCGCATCCGCTAACAGCGTAAATAAATTAGACATCGTATCAAATTGATCAGGTAACCGTTCCACCGTTACCTTCGTAATATTTTTTTCAAATGCTAGTCCTCGCACTACGAGATTTTGCTCCATCGATGCTTCCTCCTCTACATATGTTCCTTCCACTTCTTCCATACTAGATCGTACAACTAACGTTACGTTATAGTTCTTCGCAAACTCAACCGCCCGAGGGTGCAATACTCCAGCCCCTAAATTCGCAAGCTCTAACATCTCATCATACGAGATACTCGCTAACTGACGTGCCTTTTTGACGAAACGAGGGTCGGCTGTATAAACACCTGTTACATCGGTGTAAATCGAGCAAGATTCTGCGTCCAATGCCGCTGCTAATGCAACCGCAGTTGTATCTGAGCCACCACGACCGAGCGTCGTAATATTGCCATCTTCACTTACTCCCTGGAAGCCTGCGACGAGAACTGCTTTCCCATCATTTAAGTGCTTTTGCATCTTATCGGTACGAATATCGGTGATACGTGCATCCTGATGATTTTCTTCCGTAATAATGCCAGCCTGCCAGCCAGTAAGGGAAACGGCGTCTACACCAATTTCTTTTAGTGCCATCACGACAAGAGAAATGGTCACTTGCTCACCTGTTGCGAGAAGCATGTCCATCTCACGAGGATCTGGATTATCCGTAATATCATTCGCTAGATCAACTAATGCATCTGTTGATTTACCCATGGCAGAAACTACGGTAACAACCTTCTCCCCTCGGTCCATACGTTCCTTAATACGTTCAGCTACCCTTTTGATCTTTTGTACATCTCCTACAGAAGTACCGCCAAACTTCTGAACGATCGTTGTCAATGTGAACTCCTCCTTCGTAAAATCCAACCTTCGCATCATACATTCCTGTTTTTCTAGTGCTAGAAACCTGTTTTTGGTTTAAACACGCACCTTTTAAGCCTAGCAAAAAGAGCCTGCTATGACAAACAGGCTCTCCGGTTATTTTTGGGTTTCTTCGTTCATAGCGTCGAGTAAGCTCTTCGCAACGGACGAAGGGATGCCTACTCGCTCGATTTCTTCCTGTGACGCCTCTTTAAGACGTTTTAACGAACCAAACTCTTTCAATAACGCTCGCTTTCTCTTTTCGCCAATTCCATCGACGTGATCGAGAAGGGAGGTAAACACATTTTTCTTCCGAACATTGCGGTGAAAGGAAATAGCGAAGCGGTGCACTTCATCTTGAATTCGTTGCAGGAGATAAAATTCTTCGCTCGTTTTCTTTAATGGCACGATAACAGGGGGATCCCCCATCATCAGCTGAGACGTTCGGTGCTTATCATCCTTCGCTAACCCACAAACAGGAATGGATAGACCAAGCTCATCCTCTAATACTTCTTGTGCAGCGGAGATTTGGCCCTTACCACCATCAATGACGATAAGGTCAGGTAGTGGTTGCTCCTCCTTCAAGAGACGTAAATACCTGCGTCTCACTACTTCTCGCATGGAGCCGTAGTCATCAGGTCCTTCTACCGTCTTAATTTTGTACTTTCGATAATTCGTTTTATCCGGCTTCCCATCAACAAACGACACCATCGCAGATACAGGATCCACACCTTGAATGTTAGAGTTATCAAACGCCTCAATACGATACGGAGCATCAATCCCCATCGCTTGCCCTAGACGTTCGACGGCTTTCACAGTGCGTTCTTCATCACGTTCGATCAGCTGGAACTTCTGCTGTAAAGCAAGTTTTGCATTTTTCGTTGCCAGCTCCACGAGCTCCTTCTTCTGACCACGCTGAGGCTGAATGACTTTCGTATTTAAAAACGACGCAACAATCTCTGGATCCGCCTGCTTTGGAATAAAGATTTCTTTCGGCTTCGCATGCTGATCATCCAAATAAAATTGCCCTAGGAACGTGTAAAAGTCTTCATCTGGATCTTGATAAGTCGGGAACATCGTGACATCTCTCTCGATCAGTTTCCCTTGGCGCACAAAGAAGACCTGCACGCACATCCACCCTTTATCCACGTGATACCCAAACACATCGCGATTCGTTTGATCCGTCATCGTCATCTTTTGCTTTTCCATGACGGCCTCAATGTGTTGCACCTGATCACGGTATTCCTTCGCTCGTTCAAAGTCCATCGCTTCCGATGCTTCAAACATTTTCTTCGTAATATCCTCTTTTACTTCTTTATGTCCTCCGTTTAAAAAACGCGTAATGTCCATAACAAGCTTCTGATTCGTTTCTTTCGTAACCTCGAATTCACATGGAGCTAAGCACTGACCGATGTGATAATACAGGCACACTCGGTCTGGCATCGTGCGACATTTCCTCAGCGGATAAAGTCGATCAAGTAGCTTTTTCGTCTCATTTGCCGCCTGCGCATTCGGGTACGGCCCAAAATATTTAGCCCCGTCCTTATTTACCCGTCTTGTCGTGATGAGCCTAGGGTGTGCTTCATTCGTTATTTTGAGGAAAGGATATGTTTTATCGTCTTTTAGTAAAATATTATAGCGAGGCTCATATTTTTTGATGAGATTTTGCTCTAAGACCAGTGCCTCCAAGTCTGAAGAGGTCACAATATATTCAAAGTCACGTATTTCACTCACTAGCCGCTGCGTTTTTGTATCGTGCGACCCTGTGAAGTACGAGCGCACTCGATTTTTTAGCGTTTTGGCTTTCCCTACATAAATAATCTGATCATGCTTATTTTTCATTAAATAGCATCCTGGTTGCCCCGGTAAAATTGCTAGCTTATTGCGGATGTTTTCCACCAAACTCCTCCTTTTCTCTTTATTTTTTGGCAGAAAATATGGGTAAAGTCTTTAAAAAATGGCGCCATGACATTACGCGTCATGACACCATTATATCCATTGTTTATCTACTTTTTACAGGTGCTTGTTTAGTGTTTCTGCAAGTGCTTCTTTTGGTTGGAAGCCGACGATTTGGTCAACAACTTCGCCATCCTTGAATACTAGAAGCGTTGGGATGCTCATTACGCCAAACTTGCTTGCAGTTTCTTGGTTCTCGTCTACATCAAGCTTTACGATCTTCACTTGGTAACCCATGTCTCCGTCTAACTCTTCAAGTACAGGAGCGATCATCTTACAAGGTCCACACCAAGGTGCCCAAAAGTCTGCTAATACAACACCATTACCAGTTTGTTCTGCGAAAGTCTGATCTGTTACATTTGTAATTGCCATTGTTAAAACTCCTCCTTATATCTTTCCTCATGTATGCTTGATTTCACATATTGAATTATACAACACGAAGCAAGAAAAGAAAAACACTCTGCTTCCTGCTTCTTAGACAGTAACGTAATAATTGGTAAAGTGCAAAATAACTGCTCACGAAGATGAAATGCGTTCAGTTTTACTAGCTTTTGCGGATTGTAAGGTGATTATACGGGGTTTATCTATGGTGATTGGGTTAAAAGGGAGTGGTAATAGAGTTGTTTTGCTCGTATTGGGGTAGTTATGTTCCGCATGCTTTAGTTATGTGCTTTATTGGAGTGGTTATGTTCCCTATTAAGATTTTATGTTCCGCATTTCAAAGTTATGGATTTCTCCTACCTTTTGCACAGAGATATGTGCCTTATCTCAAAGTTATGTTCCTTATTCTGTTTTTATGTGCCTCATTCTAAAGTTATGGACTTCTATGTTTGAATGCGCGCACGAAAGATAGCATGCGCGAAGAGCCACTGTATTCTAAAGCATGTTGCATAGAGTTATGTGCCTTATCCCAAAGTTATGTTCCTTATTCAAAGAATAAAGACTTCTCTTACTTGAATGTGCGCATGAAAAATCTCATGCGCACATCGCCACTGTATTCTAAGCAGAGACAGCATTTCTCACAGATAAGTCCAAAATAAAAAAACGCAGAGAGGGCATTCACTCCCCCGCCCTGCGCAAATCATTAAACGAGTACTTTTTTAAATTCGTCCGTGAGCTTTGGTAGTACATCAAATAGGTCGCCTACGATTCCGTAGTCTGCAATTTGGAAGATCTCTGCTTCTGGATCCTTATTGATCGCAACGATAATCTTCGAGTTAGACATTCCAGCAACGTGCTGGATTGCTCCGCTGATACCTACAGCGATATATAAATCTGGTGTAACAACTTTACCTGTTTGCCCGATTTGGAGAGCGTAGTCGCAGTATTCTGCGTCACACGCTCCACGAGAAGCTCCAACTGCTCCACCTAATACGTCAGCAAGCTCTTCTAAAATGCCGAAGTTATCTCCGCTTTTTAGACCGCGTCCGCCAGCTACGATAACATTCGCTTCCGATAAATCAACGCCTGACGTTGTGTTCTTCACGATATCTTTGATAATCGTTTGTAGGTTCTTCACATCAACGTCTATCTTTGAAACGTCACCTGTTCGGGAAGTATCCTGCTCAAGTGATGCAATGTTGTTTGGACGGACCGTAACCATCGTTAGCCCATCTTCGACCTCAATTTTCTCAAATGCTTTACCGGAGTAGATTGGTCGAATGAAGACTGGACCGTCTTCGATTGCGACTGCGTCTGAGATTAGTCCAGAGCCAACCTTACTTGCGAGCTTAGGCATGATATCGCGGCCGATTGCCGTATGCCCCATCACAATTCCTTCTGGATTTTCTTCGGAAATAACTTCTTGAAGTGCCTGTGAGTAGCCTTCAGGAGTATACTCTTTTAAGTGAGGATGCTCGACTACGACAACGCGATCCGCGCCATACGCATATAGCTCAGATGCGACATCTGTAATGTTTGCTCCGAGTACGACTCCAACTACTTCTGCCGCGTCGTCGATTAATTTTGCTGCTGCGATCGCCTCAAAGGATACTTGACGAAACGCGCCGTCTTTTACTTCACCTATAACAAGAACTTTTGACATTCGTAGCTCCCCCTTTAAATTACTTTCGCTTCATTTTTTAGTAGTGTAACGAGCTCTTGTACTTGCGTATCAAGATCACCCTCAAGAATTTTACCCGCTTGCTTCTCAGGTGGTAGGTAACGTTCAATGACAGACGTTTTCGCCTCTACATCGTCTTCATCTAAGTCAAGATCATCTAAATCTAGCGTTTCTAGAGGCTTTTTCTTCGCCTTCATAATTCCTGGTAACGATGGATAGCGTGGCTCGTTTAGGCCTTGTTGCGCTGTAACAAGGACAGGTAGTGGTACTTCTACCATCATCTGATCGCCTTCCACATCCTTCTCGATCTTTGCTACACCATCTTCGATTTCAAGCTTTGTAATAGATGTCACATAGTTGATTCCTAGTTGATCCGCGACACGAGGACCAATTTGACCAGAGCCACCGTCAACGGCAATGTTCCCACCTAAAATAATATCTACTTCTTGTGTTTTAAAATATGCAGTAAGCATCGCCTGCGTTGTAAACTGATCTTTATCTTCTACGTCCTCGGAGTCTAGCAGTACGGCTTTATCGGCACCCATTGCGAGCGCTGTACGGAGCTGCTTCTCTGCTTCTTCTTCCCCTACTGTCACGACCGTTACTTCACCACCGTGCTCATCGCGCAGTGTGATTGCTTCTTCAACGGCATATTCATCATATGGGTTAATGATGAATTCAGCACCGTCTTCGTCTATTTTTCCGTTCTTAATCGAGATTTTTTCCTCTGTATCAAATGTTCGCTTTAAGATAACAAAAATGTTCATGCTTTACCCCTCCTGGATAAGTTAAGTGGTTAAACGCTTTCATTTCCATTTATAATAGAAGCTGCACAAGGCAGCTTAACTATTTCTTATTAAACGTTGGCTTTCGTTTTTCTAAAAAGGCTTGAATACCCTCTTTTGCATCTCGCTTGTCAAAGACGTTGCCGAAATACACCGCTTCCTTCTCTTGCCCTCGCTCTAACGGCTCACGATCAGCAATAGCCAATAGCTCCATCGAATATTCCACGGTTAGGCGACTTTTAGCTGCTATCTTATGTGCCAAAGCTAGAGCCTCATCTAGCACATTCTCTTCTTCGACAGCACGGTTGACGAGACCTAGTCGCGCGCCTTCCTCTCCGGAAATCGAATCAGAAGTGAGTAGAAGCTCCATTGCTTTTGATTGGCCGATTAGTCTAGGTAAGCGTTGCGTTCCAGCAAATCCGGGAATTAGTCCAAGTGTTAGCTCTGGCAATCCAAGCTTTGCGTTCGTTGCTGCAACTCGCAGGTGACAGGCCATGGCAAGCTCTAATCCGCCTCCAAGCGCTGCGCCGTGAATAGCCGCAATAACAGGGATCGTGCCTGTCTCAATGGAACGGAAAATTCGTTGACCGTCGAGACCTAGTGTCTGAAAATCGTCTCCGTGCTTCACGTCCGTAAATTCTTTAATGTCAGCTCCGGCCGCAAAAAATCTACCTTCCCCGTGGATGACAATAGCGTATACGTCACCAGACTCTGTTAACTCTTCGACTGCTTTCCCGATCTCTTGAATCATGCCTTGTGACAGAGCGTTTGCTGGAGCGTTATCTAATGTGATAATACCAACCTTGTCATCTGTCTTGAGCCTTACATATTGATAGGCTTCCATTACTATCACTCACCTTTTTAATTATGTAGCTTTTGCTAATCCCTTTAACAAAAACGCATGTATGCTTGCTGCAAGAGGAGCTAGCTCATAGCGGTGATCCTTCATAACCCAGTTTGTTACGACCTCATCAATCGCCCCAAAGATGAGCTGTCTCACGATTCGAACGTCTAAGTCTGTATCGAAGAGTCCGTTTTCCTGCCCTTCTAAAATGACAGAATCAATGAGCTTCAAGTAGCCCTTTAACACTTCGTTGACTCGTAGTCGAATCGAAATATTGGACTGCCTTAGCTCTAACTGTGTGACAAGCGCTAAGTCATGATCTTTCTCCAGCTGCTTTAAGTGCATTTCAATGAGGATAAAAAGCTTTTGCTTCGTTGACTCCTCTTTTTCCATCGTCTCTTTAATGTGTCCGACAAAGGAACCCATCTTCTCTTCAAAGAGCGAGATTAAAATGTCCTCTTTATTTTTAAAGTAGAGATAGATGG
This window contains:
- a CDS encoding enoyl-CoA hydratase gives rise to the protein MEAYQYVRLKTDDKVGIITLDNAPANALSQGMIQEIGKAVEELTESGDVYAIVIHGEGRFFAAGADIKEFTDVKHGDDFQTLGLDGQRIFRSIETGTIPVIAAIHGAALGGGLELAMACHLRVAATNAKLGLPELTLGLIPGFAGTQRLPRLIGQSKAMELLLTSDSISGEEGARLGLVNRAVEEENVLDEALALAHKIAAKSRLTVEYSMELLAIADREPLERGQEKEAVYFGNVFDKRDAKEGIQAFLEKRKPTFNKK
- a CDS encoding TetR/AcrR family transcriptional regulator, encoding MAKKRGVKYDKIIDAAVKVIAKNGYHHSQVSKIAKEAGVADGTIYLYFKNKEDILISLFEEKMGSFVGHIKETMEKEESTKQKLFILIEMHLKQLEKDHDLALVTQLELRQSNISIRLRVNEVLKGYLKLIDSVILEGQENGLFDTDLDVRIVRQLIFGAIDEVVTNWVMKDHRYELAPLAASIHAFLLKGLAKAT
- a CDS encoding electron transfer flavoprotein subunit beta/FixA family protein — encoded protein: MNIFVILKRTFDTEEKISIKNGKIDEDGAEFIINPYDEYAVEEAITLRDEHGGEVTVVTVGEEEAEKQLRTALAMGADKAVLLDSEDVEDKDQFTTQAMLTAYFKTQEVDIILGGNIAVDGGSGQIGPRVADQLGINYVTSITKLEIEDGVAKIEKDVEGDQMMVEVPLPVLVTAQQGLNEPRYPSLPGIMKAKKKPLETLDLDDLDLDEDDVEAKTSVIERYLPPEKQAGKILEGDLDTQVQELVTLLKNEAKVI